Proteins co-encoded in one Pogona vitticeps strain Pit_001003342236 chromosome 9, PviZW2.1, whole genome shotgun sequence genomic window:
- the LOC110082758 gene encoding protein L-Myc, with amino-acid sequence MEPEALPLLQPPFLYDHREAPGEDLLRSGAPGEDVWKKFELLASPPGSPQPAGAVEEAAGGRLGNLSAFVLRDCMWSGLSGRLDKAPGPKAGAKAPALPPPAGAHDPGLAGGECVAPGAVFAWPGAAAAAAAGGGGAPADGKIPASSGSESPSDSEGEEIDVVTVEKRPSLGVRKPMTITIRADPLDPCMKHFHISIHQQQHNYAARSPSEGFSCEGAFEKVPQQRQRQEEDGSNDGRAVERFSSESFLLKPGSAPSSDSEDATKRKNHNYLERKRRNDLRSRFLALRDQVPGLATCSKTPKVVVLSKASQYLRSLLQDEQQMVAEKKLLKSHQLELLKRISHLQGAR; translated from the exons ATGGAGCCCGAGGCGCTGCCTCTGCTGCAGCCGCCCTTCCTCTACGACCACCGCGAGGCGCCCGGCGAGGACCTGCTGCGCTCCGGCGCGCCCGGCGAAGACGTCTGGAAGAAGTTCGAGCTGCTGGCCAGCCCGCCCGGCTCGCCCCAGCCCGCGGGCGCCGTCGAGGAGGCGGCCGGGGGGCGGCTGGGCAACCTGAGCGCCTTCGTGCTGCGCGACTGCATGTGGAGCGGCTTGTCCGGCCGCCTGGACAAGGCCCCGGGCCCCAAGGCGGGCGCCAAAGCCCCGGCCTTGCCGCCGCCCGCCGGAGCGCACGACCCCGGGCTGGCGGGGGGCGAGTGCGTGGCCCCCGGCGCCGTCTTCGCCTGGCCCGGcgccgccgccgcagcagcagcaggaggaggaggcgccccgGCTGACGGCAAGATCCCGGCCTCGTCCGGCTCCGAGAGCCCCAGCGACTCGG aaggggaagaaattgaTGTGGTCACCGTGGAGAAGAGGCCGTCTCTGGGGGTGAGGAAGCCCATGACCATCACCATCCGGGCCGACCCCTTAGATCCGTGCATGAAGCATTTCCACATCTCCATCCACCAGCAGCAACACAACTACGCTGCACGCTCCCCTTCTGAGGGGTTCTCCTGCGAGGGCGCTTTCGAAAAGGTCccccagcagcggcagcggcaggaaGAGGATGGGAGCAACGATGGGCGAGCGGTGGAGAGGTTCTCTTCAGAGTCTTTTCTCCTAAAACCAGGGAGCGCTCCTAGCTCGGACAGTGAGGACGCCACCAAGAGGAAGAACCACAACTACCTGGAGCGCAAGCGACGGAATGACCTTCGCTCCCGCTTCCTGGCCCTCCGGGACCAGGTCCCTGGGCTGGCGACCTGCTCCAAAACCCCCAAAGTGGTGGTCCTGAGCAAAGCCTCCCAGTATCTGCGGTCGCTGCTCCAGGACGAGCAGcagatggtggcagagaagaagcTTCTGAAGTCCCACCAGCTCGAGCTGCTGAAACGGATTTCTCACCTGCAAGGCGCGCGCTAG